From one Rhizobium lentis genomic stretch:
- a CDS encoding transporter substrate-binding domain-containing protein has product MIESKLVPPTLWAFLAFGLFLSALLSGQAASAQQAAPSLPLLFDARERLARPDLSSLVRLRFLTSVDFPPFNFTDQNGKLSGFNVDLAREICGELEISDKCQIQAMPFADLKDALAASQGDAVIAGLAVTPELRRQFVFSRPYLMLPARFVRNLAIPVDGKTAAALAGRPVGVVRGTVHEAMLAAFFPALKAQAFDTKEALLAALKERKVDAAFADALQLSFWVSSPASDKCCALFDGPYLSELFLGEGMTIMLRQKDSVLTSAIDHALAALSRNGRLQEIYLRYFPYGLY; this is encoded by the coding sequence ATGATCGAATCTAAGCTGGTACCTCCGACTCTCTGGGCTTTCCTCGCCTTCGGCCTGTTTTTGTCAGCACTTTTGTCGGGTCAAGCAGCATCCGCCCAGCAGGCTGCTCCCTCGCTGCCGCTGCTCTTTGACGCTCGCGAACGTCTGGCCAGGCCCGATCTTTCCTCGCTGGTCCGCCTGCGCTTCCTGACGTCGGTCGATTTCCCGCCCTTCAATTTCACCGATCAGAACGGCAAGCTTTCCGGTTTCAACGTCGATCTCGCCCGCGAAATCTGCGGTGAGCTGGAGATTTCGGACAAGTGCCAGATCCAGGCGATGCCTTTCGCCGATCTGAAGGATGCGCTCGCCGCCTCGCAGGGCGATGCCGTCATCGCCGGCCTTGCGGTGACGCCGGAGCTGCGCCGGCAGTTTGTCTTTTCCCGGCCTTATCTGATGCTGCCGGCGCGCTTCGTGCGCAACCTCGCGATACCAGTCGACGGCAAGACGGCTGCCGCCCTCGCCGGCCGCCCCGTCGGTGTCGTCAGAGGGACGGTACACGAGGCGATGCTGGCCGCCTTTTTCCCGGCGCTGAAAGCACAGGCCTTCGACACGAAGGAGGCTCTGCTTGCGGCGCTGAAGGAGCGCAAGGTCGATGCCGCCTTCGCCGATGCTCTGCAGCTTTCTTTCTGGGTCTCTTCGCCGGCATCGGACAAATGCTGCGCGCTGTTTGATGGCCCCTATCTCTCCGAACTTTTCCTCGGCGAGGGCATGACGATCATGCTGCGGCAGAAGGACAGCGTGCTGACCTCGGCCATCGACCACGCGCTTGCCGCATTGTCGCGCAATGGCCGTCTTCAGGAAATCTATCTGCGCTATTTTCCCTACGGACTTTATTGA
- a CDS encoding tellurite resistance TerB family protein, whose translation MNKPLSAHDALIYVMVMASAVDSTMNDREMTRMGQLIGFLPVFKDFDDDKLIPIARDCASLLAGPEGLDVVLETVRDTLPAKLYDTAYALAVEVASADLSVKAEELRLLSLLRDRLGLDKLTCAAIERSAIARFRKG comes from the coding sequence ATGAATAAGCCGCTTTCCGCCCATGACGCCCTGATCTATGTGATGGTGATGGCATCCGCCGTCGACAGCACGATGAACGACCGGGAGATGACGAGGATGGGCCAACTGATCGGCTTCCTGCCGGTTTTCAAGGATTTCGATGACGATAAGCTGATTCCGATAGCGCGTGATTGCGCCTCGCTGCTGGCTGGGCCCGAGGGCCTCGACGTCGTTCTCGAAACCGTGCGCGACACCTTACCCGCAAAACTCTACGACACTGCCTATGCACTTGCCGTCGAAGTGGCCTCCGCCGACCTCTCGGTCAAGGCGGAGGAACTGCGGCTGCTCAGCCTGCTGCGTGACCGGCTCGGCCTCGACAAGCTCACTTGCGCGGCGATCGAACGCAGCGCGATTGCCCGCTTCCGCAAGGGCTAA
- a CDS encoding S24 family peptidase, with the protein MLSHEQIWEAIDRLAERHELTPSGLARRAGLDPTSFNKSKRLSADGRLRWPSTESIAKVLDATGASMEEFLAFLRPAADSSGERAKHPESHRQAGAIPLLGFAQAGAGGFFDDGGFPAGQGWDVVEFPANPSQKSGVYALEVQGESMMPLYRDGDVLIVEPGAQVRRNDRVVVRTNEGEVMAKVLLRRSPRSIELMSLNPEHPNRTLDLSDVDWIARIIWASQ; encoded by the coding sequence ATGCTGTCACACGAGCAGATCTGGGAGGCGATCGACAGGCTTGCCGAACGGCACGAGCTGACGCCCTCCGGTCTTGCGCGCCGCGCCGGGCTCGACCCCACCTCCTTCAACAAGTCGAAACGGCTTTCCGCCGATGGGCGTCTGCGCTGGCCCTCGACGGAATCGATCGCCAAGGTGCTCGATGCGACCGGCGCGAGCATGGAGGAGTTTCTCGCCTTCCTGCGGCCGGCCGCCGATTCGTCCGGCGAGCGGGCCAAGCACCCGGAGAGTCACCGGCAAGCCGGCGCCATTCCGCTGCTCGGCTTCGCGCAGGCCGGCGCCGGCGGCTTCTTCGACGATGGCGGCTTTCCGGCCGGCCAGGGCTGGGACGTGGTGGAATTTCCGGCCAATCCATCTCAGAAATCCGGGGTCTATGCGCTGGAGGTGCAGGGCGAGAGCATGATGCCGCTCTACCGCGACGGCGATGTGCTGATCGTCGAGCCTGGGGCGCAGGTGCGCCGCAACGACCGCGTCGTCGTGCGCACAAACGAGGGCGAAGTGATGGCCAAGGTGCTGCTGCGCCGGAGCCCGCGGTCGATCGAGCTGATGTCGCTCAATCCCGAACACCCCAACCGCACACTCGATCTGTCCGACGTCGATTGGATCGCCCGCATCATCTGGGCCAGCCAGTAG
- a CDS encoding response regulator, with product MQEQTIIIADDHPLFRDALRQAVIGMEGRQAIVEAGDFAAARRAAGAHADADLMLLDLAMPGVSGFSGLMALRAEFASLPIVIVSATDDATTIRRALELGASGFISKSSGIDDIRRSIQTVLAGDIATPESYRDGQEQDPDVADLIHRLHTLTPQQSRVLTMLAEGLLNKQIAYELGVSEATIKAHVSAILLKLNVDSRTQAVIQLGKINMAMVA from the coding sequence ATGCAGGAACAAACCATCATCATTGCGGACGATCATCCGCTGTTTCGGGACGCATTGCGTCAGGCGGTAATCGGTATGGAAGGCCGGCAGGCGATCGTCGAGGCCGGCGATTTTGCGGCCGCGCGCCGGGCGGCCGGCGCCCATGCGGATGCCGACCTGATGCTGCTCGATCTCGCCATGCCCGGCGTCAGCGGCTTTTCCGGCCTGATGGCGCTGCGGGCCGAATTCGCCAGCCTGCCGATCGTCATCGTCTCGGCCACCGACGACGCGACGACGATCCGCCGGGCGCTGGAACTCGGCGCTTCCGGCTTCATTTCCAAATCCTCCGGGATCGACGACATCCGCCGCAGCATCCAGACGGTGCTGGCCGGCGACATCGCCACGCCGGAAAGCTATCGCGACGGCCAGGAGCAGGATCCCGACGTCGCCGACCTGATCCACCGCCTGCATACGCTGACGCCGCAACAGAGCCGGGTGCTGACCATGCTGGCCGAAGGCCTCCTGAACAAGCAGATCGCCTACGAACTCGGCGTCTCCGAGGCGACGATCAAGGCGCACGTCTCGGCGATCCTCTTGAAACTCAATGTCGACAGCCGCACGCAGGCCGTCATCCAGCTCGGCAAGATCAACATGGCAATGGTCGCCTGA
- a CDS encoding DUF952 domain-containing protein → MMSVTPTLYKIVTEALWQEARQTGIFHGAGIDLKDGFIHLSTAAQVKQTAALHFAGQSGLLLVAIDGNGFGDRLIFEPSRGGDLFPHLYAELPLTAVLWEAALPLDDSGAHIFPELAP, encoded by the coding sequence ATGATGAGCGTGACACCGACCCTTTACAAGATCGTGACGGAAGCGCTCTGGCAGGAAGCCAGACAAACCGGCATTTTTCATGGCGCCGGCATCGATCTCAAGGATGGTTTCATTCATTTGTCGACGGCAGCCCAGGTGAAGCAGACAGCCGCGCTGCATTTTGCCGGCCAGTCCGGGCTGTTGCTGGTCGCCATCGATGGCAACGGCTTTGGCGACAGGCTGATTTTCGAGCCCTCGCGCGGCGGCGATCTCTTCCCGCATCTCTATGCCGAGTTGCCTTTAACCGCCGTGCTTTGGGAGGCGGCGCTGCCGCTTGATGACAGCGGCGCCCATATCTTCCCGGAGCTTGCGCCATGA
- a CDS encoding quinone-dependent dihydroorotate dehydrogenase, giving the protein MIGPLKHLARKGLFLFDPETAHGMSIAALKSGLVPACQIAPDPRLRQTVADLVFDNPLGMAAGYDKNAEVPEALLRLGFGFAEIGTVTPKPQSGNPRPRIFRLVEDEGVINRLGFNNEGHDAAFRRLAELKGNGIVGVNIGANKDSEDRIADYVAGIRRFYSLARYFTANISSPNTPGLRDLQARESLAALLSAVLAARDEQAAKSGRKIPVFLKIAPDLTEEGMDDIAAEALSHALDGLIVSNTTLSREGLKDQRQAREAGGLSGVPLFEKSTAVLARMRKRVGRDLPIIGVGGVSSAETALEKVRAGADLVQLYSCMVYEGPGLPGEIVRGLSALLDREKAGSIRELRDSRLDYWTARKV; this is encoded by the coding sequence ATGATCGGCCCCCTGAAGCATCTCGCCCGCAAGGGCCTCTTCCTGTTCGATCCGGAAACGGCGCATGGCATGTCGATCGCCGCGCTGAAATCCGGTCTGGTCCCGGCCTGTCAGATCGCCCCGGATCCGCGGCTGCGCCAGACCGTCGCCGACCTCGTCTTCGATAACCCGCTCGGCATGGCGGCCGGTTACGACAAGAATGCCGAGGTGCCGGAAGCGCTGCTGAGGCTCGGTTTCGGCTTTGCCGAGATCGGCACGGTGACGCCGAAGCCGCAATCCGGCAATCCGCGTCCGCGCATCTTCCGTCTCGTCGAGGATGAAGGCGTCATCAACCGCCTCGGCTTCAACAATGAAGGTCATGACGCTGCCTTCCGGCGCCTTGCAGAGCTGAAGGGCAACGGCATCGTCGGCGTCAATATCGGCGCCAACAAGGACAGCGAGGACCGCATCGCCGATTATGTCGCCGGCATCCGCCGCTTTTATTCGCTCGCGCGCTATTTCACCGCCAACATCTCCTCGCCGAACACGCCCGGCCTGCGCGACCTGCAGGCGCGCGAAAGCCTCGCGGCGCTACTTTCGGCTGTGCTGGCGGCGCGCGACGAGCAGGCGGCGAAGTCCGGCCGCAAGATCCCGGTTTTCCTGAAGATCGCCCCCGACCTGACGGAGGAAGGCATGGACGATATCGCCGCGGAAGCGCTGTCGCATGCGCTTGATGGATTGATCGTCTCCAACACGACGCTGTCGCGTGAAGGCCTCAAGGATCAGCGCCAGGCCAGGGAAGCGGGCGGCCTTTCCGGCGTGCCGCTGTTCGAAAAGTCGACGGCCGTACTGGCCCGGATGCGCAAGCGCGTCGGCCGTGATCTGCCGATCATCGGCGTCGGCGGCGTCTCCTCGGCCGAAACCGCACTGGAGAAGGTGAGGGCCGGCGCCGATCTCGTCCAGCTCTATTCCTGCATGGTCTATGAAGGCCCTGGCCTGCCCGGCGAGATCGTCCGCGGTCTTTCGGCACTGCTCGACCGCGAAAAGGCCGGCTCGATCCGTGAGCTGCGTGACAGCAGGCTGGATTATTGGACAGCGCGAAAAGTCTGA
- a CDS encoding MATE family efflux transporter has protein sequence MDIRSNHNALAFEVTHRLVLSIAIPMTLGFMTTPLLGLTNTAVVGRMGNAEALAGLAIGAMLFDLILGSFNFLRASTTGLTAQAYGRRDRHEQQAVFSRALISALGCGLALLGLSPLLMAAGLKLMGAEGAIAEATSTYFSIRILAAPAALANYAILGFVLGRGQGNVGLLLQAIINGINILLSMYLGLTLDWGVAGVAWGTMAGETVGALAGLAIVLRGFGKAERPAWAEIFSRHRLAELFALNRDILIRTFVLIGAFTIMTRIGTSFGAVTLAANAVVMNFFLLSGYYLDGLANAAEQIIGRAIGARYRPAFDRGLKLTTLWSFGLAAIGSAFFFLAGPWLISVLTTSPEVRQAAETYLPWAAVTGLTGALAFLMDGVFIGATWSADMRNRMLMSFAGYLLMLAIFVPLFGNHGLWLAMNAFLLFRGVLLVMLVKPRADQTFRAVQ, from the coding sequence ATGGATATCCGCAGCAATCACAATGCCCTCGCTTTCGAGGTGACGCATCGCCTGGTGCTATCGATCGCCATTCCGATGACGCTCGGCTTCATGACGACGCCGCTGCTCGGGCTGACGAACACCGCCGTCGTCGGCCGGATGGGCAATGCGGAGGCGCTGGCGGGCCTGGCGATCGGCGCCATGCTCTTCGATCTCATCCTCGGCAGCTTCAACTTCCTGCGCGCGTCGACGACAGGGTTGACGGCGCAGGCTTACGGGCGGCGCGACAGGCACGAACAGCAGGCGGTCTTCTCCAGGGCGCTGATTTCAGCGCTCGGCTGCGGGCTGGCGCTGCTCGGTCTTTCACCGCTGCTTATGGCGGCGGGGTTGAAACTGATGGGCGCCGAGGGAGCAATCGCCGAGGCGACCAGCACCTATTTCTCGATCCGCATCCTGGCGGCACCGGCGGCGCTTGCCAATTACGCCATTCTCGGCTTCGTGCTCGGGCGTGGACAGGGCAATGTCGGGCTGCTGCTGCAGGCGATCATCAACGGCATCAATATCCTGCTTTCCATGTATCTCGGCCTGACGCTCGACTGGGGCGTGGCGGGGGTCGCCTGGGGAACCATGGCCGGCGAAACCGTGGGCGCGCTCGCAGGACTTGCCATCGTGCTGCGTGGCTTCGGCAAGGCGGAGCGGCCGGCCTGGGCGGAGATATTTTCGCGGCACCGGCTGGCGGAACTTTTCGCGCTCAATCGCGATATCCTGATCCGCACTTTCGTCCTGATCGGCGCCTTCACCATTATGACGCGGATCGGCACCAGCTTCGGAGCGGTGACGCTTGCCGCCAATGCCGTGGTGATGAATTTCTTTCTGCTGTCAGGCTATTATCTCGACGGGCTTGCCAATGCAGCCGAACAGATCATCGGCCGGGCAATCGGCGCGCGTTACCGGCCGGCCTTCGATCGCGGGCTGAAGCTCACGACTTTGTGGTCCTTCGGGCTGGCGGCGATCGGTTCGGCCTTCTTCTTCCTCGCCGGACCCTGGCTGATCTCGGTGTTGACGACCTCGCCCGAGGTGCGGCAGGCGGCCGAAACCTATCTGCCCTGGGCGGCGGTGACCGGGCTGACCGGCGCGCTCGCCTTTCTGATGGACGGGGTCTTCATCGGCGCGACATGGTCGGCCGACATGCGCAACCGGATGCTGATGTCCTTTGCCGGCTATCTCCTGATGCTCGCCATTTTCGTGCCGCTTTTCGGCAATCACGGCCTGTGGCTGGCGATGAATGCCTTCCTGCTCTTCCGCGGCGTCTTGCTGGTGATGCTGGTCAAGCCGCGGGCCGATCAGACTTTTCGCGCTGTCCAATAA
- a CDS encoding CAP domain-containing protein produces MTSIDLSRRGLLRLSGLALAAGIAGCTTTPRLAGTPSNGEDETVNVLPLVNQLRAKNGLPPLAADPAAQTAALFQAKRMASAGKMAHLMGMTDSFGARVTASGVRLPAAENIASGQQSVNAVVTAWINSPHHLENMLGRYDGLGVAVAHNTSSKNLPYWAMVLSS; encoded by the coding sequence ATGACCTCGATCGATCTTTCCAGGCGCGGACTGCTGCGCCTCTCCGGACTTGCGCTCGCCGCCGGCATTGCCGGCTGCACCACGACCCCACGCCTTGCCGGCACGCCATCGAACGGCGAGGACGAAACGGTGAACGTGCTGCCGCTCGTCAATCAGCTCCGCGCAAAGAACGGCCTGCCGCCGCTTGCGGCCGATCCGGCAGCCCAGACTGCCGCCCTCTTTCAGGCCAAGCGCATGGCGAGCGCCGGCAAGATGGCGCATCTGATGGGAATGACCGACAGTTTCGGCGCCCGCGTCACGGCGAGCGGCGTCCGCCTGCCGGCGGCGGAGAACATCGCCTCCGGCCAGCAGAGCGTCAATGCCGTGGTGACGGCATGGATCAACTCGCCGCATCATCTTGAGAACATGCTCGGGCGTTATGACGGCCTCGGCGTCGCCGTCGCCCATAATACATCTTCCAAGAACCTGCCCTATTGGGCCATGGTGCTTTCGAGCTGA
- a CDS encoding DUF6460 domain-containing protein — MSDQVNRFLGDSLGRTLIKLIVVSLIVGFVMTVFGLTPWNIIYGFRDFVLDLWHRGFSALGRVGDYLLLGATIVIPIFIILRLFSYNR, encoded by the coding sequence ATGTCCGATCAGGTGAACAGGTTTCTCGGCGATTCGCTCGGCCGCACATTGATAAAACTCATCGTGGTGTCGCTGATCGTCGGTTTCGTCATGACCGTGTTCGGCCTGACGCCGTGGAACATCATCTATGGGTTCCGCGACTTCGTCCTGGACCTCTGGCACCGGGGCTTTTCGGCGCTCGGGCGCGTCGGCGACTATCTCCTCCTCGGGGCGACGATCGTCATCCCAATCTTCATCATCCTTCGCCTTTTCAGCTACAACCGTTAA
- a CDS encoding class I SAM-dependent DNA methyltransferase: MMHHQLSSGDVIADRRADYARMLEEGGEPDAAAELMEQALELAPAWAAGWFRLATYREKAGMGEAAIHAYRRTLALDPEDIFGATLKLALLGDAATPDRPPSRYVERLFDDYADRFETALIDKLDYSVPQKLAALIASTGRRYKCAVDLGCGTGLLGPEIRACVGRLEGFDLSQNMLAKAAEKQVYDHLAQADLSLTPDLSGLFVDAERRRADLVTAADVLMYLGNLKSVFAIVRELAASAADFVFSVEDAGDGDGFHLAPSLRYAHSQAYVRALLSRHGFETVQTVKTVIRKDGGKPVSGILFLARKAA; the protein is encoded by the coding sequence TTGATGCACCACCAGCTTTCCTCAGGCGACGTCATCGCCGACCGTCGCGCCGATTATGCCAGGATGCTCGAAGAGGGCGGCGAGCCGGACGCGGCGGCCGAGCTGATGGAGCAGGCGCTAGAGCTCGCACCCGCCTGGGCCGCCGGCTGGTTTCGCCTTGCCACCTATCGTGAAAAGGCAGGAATGGGCGAGGCCGCGATCCATGCCTATCGCAGGACGCTCGCCCTCGATCCCGAGGATATATTCGGCGCCACCCTGAAGCTCGCCCTTCTCGGCGACGCCGCCACACCCGACCGGCCGCCGAGCCGCTATGTTGAGCGCCTGTTCGACGATTATGCCGACCGGTTCGAAACCGCCCTCATCGACAAACTCGATTACAGCGTCCCGCAAAAGCTCGCGGCGCTCATCGCTTCCACCGGCAGACGTTACAAATGCGCCGTCGATCTCGGCTGCGGCACTGGCCTGCTCGGCCCGGAGATCCGCGCCTGCGTCGGCCGCCTCGAGGGCTTCGACCTCTCGCAGAACATGCTGGCCAAGGCCGCCGAGAAACAGGTCTATGATCACCTCGCCCAGGCCGATCTGTCGCTTACGCCCGATCTCTCCGGCCTGTTCGTCGATGCGGAACGCCGACGTGCCGACCTCGTGACGGCAGCCGACGTGCTGATGTATCTCGGCAATCTCAAGAGCGTCTTTGCGATCGTGCGCGAACTCGCCGCATCGGCTGCGGACTTCGTCTTTTCCGTCGAGGATGCGGGCGACGGCGATGGATTCCATCTTGCGCCGTCGCTGCGTTATGCGCATTCGCAAGCCTATGTAAGGGCGCTGCTTTCCCGTCACGGCTTCGAAACCGTGCAAACCGTGAAGACAGTCATTCGCAAAGATGGCGGAAAACCGGTTTCCGGCATTCTGTTCCTTGCGCGCAAGGCGGCATGA
- a CDS encoding YitT family protein has translation MTQLINALGVWNTSATRHTPIEDVQGIFSGGLVAAFGLYVLASAGLLTGSTAGVAFLLHYAFGVNFGLAFFLLNLPFFYLSWKRLGMAFTLKTFIAIGLTSVLSDVQSRFFSISSIHPAWAALLGGLLLGFGLLALYRHRASLGGVGILGIYLQERFGIRAGLVQLGIDLCVLTAAFFVTTPPVVFYSVLGAVVLNLFVAINHRADRYIAL, from the coding sequence ATGACACAGCTCATCAATGCCCTCGGCGTCTGGAACACCAGCGCGACCCGCCATACGCCGATCGAAGATGTGCAGGGTATTTTTTCCGGCGGCCTTGTCGCCGCCTTCGGCCTCTATGTGCTCGCCAGCGCCGGCCTGCTCACCGGCAGCACCGCCGGCGTCGCCTTCCTGCTGCACTATGCCTTTGGCGTCAATTTCGGCCTCGCCTTCTTCCTGCTCAACCTGCCGTTCTTCTATCTCTCCTGGAAGCGCCTCGGCATGGCCTTCACGCTCAAGACCTTCATCGCCATCGGCCTGACCTCGGTGCTATCTGATGTGCAGTCGCGTTTCTTTTCGATTTCGAGCATTCATCCTGCCTGGGCCGCCCTTCTCGGCGGCCTGCTGCTCGGCTTCGGCCTGCTGGCGCTCTATCGCCACCGCGCCAGCCTCGGCGGCGTCGGCATTCTCGGCATCTATCTGCAGGAGCGTTTCGGCATCCGCGCCGGTCTTGTCCAGCTTGGCATCGACCTGTGTGTGCTCACCGCCGCCTTCTTCGTCACCACGCCGCCCGTCGTCTTCTATTCGGTCCTCGGCGCCGTCGTCCTCAACCTCTTCGTAGCCATCAACCACCGCGCCGACCGCTACATCGCGCTCTAA
- a CDS encoding carboxymuconolactone decarboxylase family protein — protein MQPRFNFAKAAPDAYKAVAALEQYVQSSGLERRFIHLIKLRASQINGCAYCVDMHVKEARHDGLSEQWINLMCVWRESPVYDARERALLGWVDAVTNIAKTGAPDADYETLKAHFSEKEMTEITVAIGAINIWNRLAVGFRSQHPIDAATKAA, from the coding sequence ATGCAACCGCGTTTCAACTTCGCCAAAGCCGCTCCCGATGCCTACAAGGCGGTCGCCGCGCTCGAACAATATGTCCAGTCTTCCGGGCTGGAGCGCCGCTTCATCCATCTGATCAAGCTGCGCGCCTCGCAGATCAACGGCTGCGCCTATTGCGTCGACATGCATGTGAAGGAAGCCCGCCACGACGGGCTCAGCGAACAATGGATCAATTTGATGTGCGTCTGGCGGGAATCACCGGTCTATGACGCGCGCGAAAGGGCCCTGCTCGGCTGGGTCGACGCGGTGACCAATATCGCCAAGACAGGCGCGCCGGACGCCGACTACGAGACGCTGAAGGCGCATTTCTCCGAGAAGGAAATGACTGAGATTACCGTGGCGATCGGCGCGATCAATATCTGGAACCGCCTTGCCGTCGGCTTCCGATCGCAGCATCCGATTGATGCGGCGACGAAGGCTGCGTAA
- a CDS encoding RrF2 family transcriptional regulator: MKMSDGVEQAIHSVAMLSGLSEGGVLSAAALAEFHGVSTSYLLKHLQALSGAGILDTVSGPKGGYRLAKAPKEISLLDILLAVEGPAPAFRCAEIRQRGPNPVSDHFFSKPCNISVAMLRAERVYRAELAKTSIADLGVELAALDDGSIAARGCAFLELHERKTAR, encoded by the coding sequence ATGAAGATGAGCGATGGGGTCGAGCAGGCCATTCACAGCGTCGCCATGCTTTCCGGCCTCTCCGAAGGCGGCGTGCTGTCGGCCGCCGCGCTCGCCGAATTCCACGGCGTATCGACGAGCTACCTGCTCAAACATCTGCAGGCGCTCTCGGGCGCCGGCATCCTCGATACCGTGTCCGGGCCGAAAGGTGGCTACCGGCTGGCGAAGGCGCCGAAAGAGATATCGCTGCTTGACATCCTGCTTGCTGTGGAGGGACCGGCACCGGCCTTCCGCTGCGCCGAAATCCGCCAGCGCGGACCGAACCCGGTCTCCGACCACTTCTTTTCCAAGCCCTGCAACATCAGCGTGGCGATGCTGCGCGCCGAGCGGGTCTACCGGGCGGAACTTGCCAAGACGAGCATTGCCGATCTCGGCGTCGAACTCGCCGCCCTCGACGACGGATCGATCGCAGCCCGGGGCTGCGCCTTCCTTGAACTCCATGAACGCAAGACGGCTCGTTGA
- a CDS encoding YitT family protein, which yields MASNAFAGLLNSSADRHSLFDDAQGLVAGSMLAVLGVSLLSGAGLLAGGTAGLAFLAHYATGISFGLCFFAVNLPFYYLAFRRLGPAFTIKTFIAIGLTSLLSEFVPGLIGVTHVHPVAGALFGGLVIAAGMLALFRHRASLGGIGILALYIQDRFGWRAGFVQLGFDGIVLALSFFVASPFIIACSVLGAVVLNLTLAINHRKDRYIAM from the coding sequence ATGGCATCCAACGCCTTCGCAGGCCTTCTGAACTCCAGCGCCGATCGGCACTCGCTGTTCGATGACGCCCAGGGCCTCGTCGCCGGCAGCATGCTCGCCGTGCTCGGCGTCTCGCTGCTTTCCGGTGCCGGGCTGCTGGCCGGCGGCACCGCGGGCCTTGCCTTCCTCGCGCATTACGCAACCGGGATCAGTTTCGGCCTCTGCTTCTTCGCGGTAAACCTGCCCTTCTATTATCTCGCCTTCCGCCGTCTGGGCCCCGCCTTCACCATCAAGACGTTCATCGCGATCGGGCTGACGTCGCTGCTGTCCGAATTCGTGCCCGGCCTCATCGGCGTGACGCATGTCCATCCAGTTGCCGGTGCGCTCTTCGGCGGCCTCGTCATCGCCGCCGGCATGCTGGCGCTCTTCCGCCATCGAGCCAGTCTCGGCGGCATCGGCATCCTTGCGCTCTACATCCAGGATCGCTTCGGCTGGCGCGCTGGCTTCGTCCAGCTTGGCTTCGACGGCATCGTGCTGGCGCTCTCCTTCTTCGTCGCCAGCCCTTTCATCATCGCCTGTTCCGTGCTCGGCGCCGTCGTGCTCAACCTGACGCTCGCCATCAATCACCGTAAAGACCGCTATATCGCCATGTGA
- the pdeM gene encoding ligase-associated DNA damage response endonuclease PdeM: protein MNRLALARDISGLAAIPGIETSVNGIAAVCDPLGALYLPDAGLLVVSDLHLEKGAAFARRGMMLPPYDTLATLTVLSAVISRYDPKLVVSLGDNFHDRVGSKHLPDNFRALIIGMARGREWIWINGNHDPDGIVDLPGACVDEMHYAGLTFRHEPRNGLQSGEIAGHLHPSATVRRRDRSIRRPCFATDGARLLMPAFGVMSGGLDLGHQAMKGLFDKASLVAHLLGKDRIYSVRYGNLRG, encoded by the coding sequence ATGAACCGCCTGGCGCTGGCGCGCGACATTTCCGGACTGGCCGCGATACCGGGCATCGAGACATCGGTGAACGGTATTGCCGCGGTCTGCGATCCGCTCGGCGCCCTCTATCTGCCGGATGCCGGCCTGCTCGTCGTCTCCGACCTGCATTTGGAAAAAGGCGCGGCCTTTGCCCGCCGCGGCATGATGCTGCCGCCCTACGATACGCTGGCGACGCTGACCGTGCTTTCCGCCGTCATCTCCCGTTACGATCCGAAGCTCGTCGTCTCGCTCGGCGACAATTTCCACGATCGCGTCGGTTCGAAGCATCTGCCGGACAATTTCCGAGCGCTGATCATCGGCATGGCGCGCGGGCGGGAATGGATCTGGATCAACGGCAACCATGATCCCGACGGCATTGTCGATCTGCCCGGCGCTTGCGTCGACGAAATGCATTATGCTGGCCTGACCTTCCGGCACGAGCCGAGGAACGGCTTGCAGAGCGGCGAAATCGCAGGTCATCTACATCCTTCGGCGACCGTGCGCCGGCGCGACAGATCCATCCGCCGCCCGTGTTTTGCCACCGACGGCGCGCGTCTCCTCATGCCGGCCTTCGGCGTCATGAGCGGCGGTCTCGATCTCGGTCATCAGGCAATGAAGGGCCTGTTCGACAAAGCGTCGCTGGTGGCGCATCTGTTGGGGAAGGATCGGATTTATTCGGTCCGGTACGGGAATTTGCGGGGATAG